The nucleotide window GGCGCCGACCGCGTCTTCGCCGAGGCCGAGCACCTTGACCGCTTTTTCCGCCTCGTCTTTCGACAGCGGATGCTGCCCCATCAGCGCGGCCGTGGTCCATACCTTGTCCCGGCCCACCGCCCGCGCGATCTCTTCGAACGTCAGGCCTTTGAGTTTTTTCGCCGCGAGCACCTGAGCCGTGGCTTCTTCACGGGTTATGACTGTTTGAACCGCCATTGGAACAACCTCCCCGTCATGGATTTTTTTTAGGCGTCTAGAATAAGGCTTGCTCGGCAGTCAACCGAGCTTGGTTCGACCGCCGACTTGCTCTCCTCTTGAATTTTCTTCGAGCGCTCGATTAAGAAGTCGAGAACATGTCTCCTGATCCGGCCATATTCCGGCTCCTCGATCAGCGTCTCGCGTGTGCGCGGTCGCGGGATCGGAACCTCGATGATCTCGGCCAATCTCGCCTCCGGACCGTTCGTCATCAGCGCGATTCTGTCCGAGAGTAGAATCGCTTCGTCGACGTCGTGCGTGACCATAAAGACCGTGTTCTTGGTCGCCGTCCACATGCGGACGAGCTCTTCTTGGATCGCGCCGCGGGTCAGCGCGTCAATCTGCGCGAACGGCTCGTCGAGGAGCAAGACCTTCGGCTGCACGGCGAAGGCGCGCGCCAGGCCCACCCGCTGGCGCATGCCGCCGGAAAGCGCCGCCGGCCTCTTCTGTTCGGAACCCGTGAGGCCGACCATGTCGATATATTGCTGCACGTACTTGGCGACGCGCTCGCGCGGCCAATCGGGATAGGCCGCGCGCACGGCGATGCGGATGTTTTCGAACACGGTCATCCACGGCATGAGGGAGAAATTTTGAAACACGACCATGCGATCCAGCCCGGGAGTGGTCACCTCTTTGCCGTCGAGTATGATACCGCCGTCGTTGGCGCTCTCGAATCCGGCGATGATATTGAGCAGAGTCGTCTTGCCGCAGCCCGAGTGGCCCACCATGGTGACAAATTCTCCTCTCTCGATGCGGAAGTTGACGTCGCGAAAGACGCAGACGTTGCCATGGCCGTTGGAGCCGGGAAAGTACTTGGAGACGGCTTCGATTTGAAGAAAAGCCATGCCTACTCCGCGTAGCTCAATTTTTTTGCCAGGCGCGCGAAGCCCGCGTCCAGCAGCACTCCCACGGAGCCGATCGTGAGGATGGCGAAGATCACGCTGGTGAGCTGCAGGTTGTTCCACTCGTTCCAAACGAAGTAGCCGATGCCGGTGCCACCGATCAGCATCTCGGCCGCGACCACGGCGATCCAGGCGCCGCCGATCGAGATCCTGAGCCCGGCGACGATCGCCGGCGCCGCCGCCGGCAAGATTACCTTGAAAAAACGGCTGAGCCAGGAAAGCTGGAGCAAGGCGGAGACGTTCAAGTAGTCGCGCTTGATGCTGCCGACGCCGAAAGCGGTGTTCGCGAGGGTCGGCCAGATCGACGACATGAACACGACCATCATCGCGGCCCAGGCCGAGTTCTTGATGGTGTAGAGAAAGAGCGGCATCCACGCCAATGGCGAGATCGGCCGCAGGATCTGGATATATGGATTGACCGCCCGGTAAAGCGTCGGCGAAAGGCCGAGGACGACGCCCAAAAAAATCGCCACGATCGAAGCCGCGGCATAGCCGGCAGCCAGACGGCCGAGGCTGTAGAAAAGCTGGATGCCGATGCCCTTGTCGTTGGGTCCTCGATCGTAAAATGGATTCGAAATCATCTCCCAGGCTCGCTCGGCCACGGCGACAGGTCCCGGCAGCCCTTCGGTTCTGCCGCCGACCGACGGCTTGGTGCCCGCCTGCCAGAAGAAAAGAAAGACCAAAAGGAAAACCAGCGACGCCAGCCAGACTTTCTGGCGCTCTTTCGTTTTCGTCATCGTTCTTGTGCCGTTCATATTTACGCCCGGCGAATGGCGAAGGACTTGACGTAATCTTCCGGCTTGGCGGGATCGAAGATCTTGGTCTTGCCCAGCAAGAAGTTATGTTTGGTCGAATTCTGGGCCGCCGTCTTGTAACCCAGCGAGTTCATCACCTCGCGGCAGCCCGATGCAAGGTAAACCTCTTCGGCGATCTTCTGGTAGTTCACATCGCCTTTGATATATCCCCAGCGCTTCATCTGGGTGAGAATCCAGATCGCCATGGAATGATATGGGAACGGGTCGAAGTCGATCCGGTCGGGGACCTTGCGCACGTTGCCGAGTCCATCGGGAAACTCGCCGGTCAAGACTTGCTCCACGACCTCGACGGGCTGGTTCAAGAAGTTCCGCGGCGCGATCGCTTTGGCGATTTCTTTCCGGTTGGCGGGGTTGTGCGCGTACTGCGTCGCTTCTACGATCGCCTTGAAGAGCGCCTGAAACGTGTTGGGATATTTTTCCGAAAAATCTTTACGCGCGGCGAACGCGCAGCAGGGATGTCCCGGCCAGATGTCTTTGCTCAGCATGAAGATGAAGCCTGCCTCTTCGAAGACGGCTCTTTGATTGAACGGGTCCGGCGCGAGGTAGCCGTCGACGTTCTCGGCCTTCAAGTTCGCGACCATCTCCGGCGGCGGGATGACGCGGATCTGGACGTCCTTGTCGGGATCGACGCCGCCCTCGGCGAGAAAGTAGCGCAGCAAGAAATTGTGCATCGAGTAGTCGAACGGCACACAGAACTTGAAGCCTTTCATCTCTGCGGCGCTCTTGACGCCCTTGTGCTTTTTATGCAGCGTGATCGCTTGGCCGTTGATGTTTTCCACCGCCGGCATGACAAACGGCACCGTCTGCGAGCCCACGCCCATCGTGAAGGCGAGCGGCATCGGCGTCAGCATGTGGGTCGCGTCGGTCTCGCGGTTGATCGCGAGATCGCGGATCATCGCCCAGCCCGACGCTTTGTAAACCTGCGCGTCCAAGCCGTGCTTTTTGTAGAAGCCCATCGGCTCGGCCATGATGATCGGAGTGGCGCAGGTGATCGGGATGAAGCCGACTTTGAGATCTTTCTTTTCGATCGGACCAGTTTTCTCCTGCGCCAGCGCCTTGGCGGCCGAGAGAGGAAAAACTTGATTGAGAATCGCCAGCACCGTGCCG belongs to Candidatus Binatia bacterium and includes:
- a CDS encoding ABC transporter ATP-binding protein — its product is MAFLQIEAVSKYFPGSNGHGNVCVFRDVNFRIERGEFVTMVGHSGCGKTTLLNIIAGFESANDGGIILDGKEVTTPGLDRMVVFQNFSLMPWMTVFENIRIAVRAAYPDWPRERVAKYVQQYIDMVGLTGSEQKRPAALSGGMRQRVGLARAFAVQPKVLLLDEPFAQIDALTRGAIQEELVRMWTATKNTVFMVTHDVDEAILLSDRIALMTNGPEARLAEIIEVPIPRPRTRETLIEEPEYGRIRRHVLDFLIERSKKIQEESKSAVEPSSVDCRASLILDA
- the ntrB gene encoding nitrate ABC transporter permease: MNGTRTMTKTKERQKVWLASLVFLLVFLFFWQAGTKPSVGGRTEGLPGPVAVAERAWEMISNPFYDRGPNDKGIGIQLFYSLGRLAAGYAAASIVAIFLGVVLGLSPTLYRAVNPYIQILRPISPLAWMPLFLYTIKNSAWAAMMVVFMSSIWPTLANTAFGVGSIKRDYLNVSALLQLSWLSRFFKVILPAAAPAIVAGLRISIGGAWIAVVAAEMLIGGTGIGYFVWNEWNNLQLTSVIFAILTIGSVGVLLDAGFARLAKKLSYAE
- a CDS encoding CmpA/NrtA family ABC transporter substrate-binding protein — its product is MPRSKDSKKTNSSATETALDRAVERAVEQAVFGGDLRRREFLRLAGTGTVLAILNQVFPLSAAKALAQEKTGPIEKKDLKVGFIPITCATPIIMAEPMGFYKKHGLDAQVYKASGWAMIRDLAINRETDATHMLTPMPLAFTMGVGSQTVPFVMPAVENINGQAITLHKKHKGVKSAAEMKGFKFCVPFDYSMHNFLLRYFLAEGGVDPDKDVQIRVIPPPEMVANLKAENVDGYLAPDPFNQRAVFEEAGFIFMLSKDIWPGHPCCAFAARKDFSEKYPNTFQALFKAIVEATQYAHNPANRKEIAKAIAPRNFLNQPVEVVEQVLTGEFPDGLGNVRKVPDRIDFDPFPYHSMAIWILTQMKRWGYIKGDVNYQKIAEEVYLASGCREVMNSLGYKTAAQNSTKHNFLLGKTKIFDPAKPEDYVKSFAIRRA